A segment of the Polyodon spathula isolate WHYD16114869_AA chromosome 17, ASM1765450v1, whole genome shotgun sequence genome:
ACAATGACAATGGAATAGATATATGGTATTAATGGAATCCCAATGGAAAGGTATTCCAATATGGTATTAATGGAATCCCAATGGAAAGGTATTCCAAGAATAGCACGAGGGACATGCAAAAATGTGTTGCAAACTCTGCACTAGAGACAAGAGCTCAGTAAACGTGTTGCATTGTGCTATTAATGCTGTAACAGGTAATGCATAACACTGTGATCAGACACACCTATAACTGTCAGAGGTTCATAGAATGAAAGAATACAGATAGTTCATTTAGAGATGTTATTTCCTGTTTAGCTGACCATCTCTGCTGCAAGAGAAGCCACTTAACTTGTAATACTGTAGGGGCCTTACACTTCAGTTATCCAATGCCCTACAGGATTTCTCCTACAGTCAACAGCTAATTATTTCTCACCTAAAAGCACTTCATGCATTTGCTTTTAATTGCGTTATTGCTTTTGTGGTATAGACTCGAAAGGAGCCATTCACAAACCTTTGAAATGTGCAAATTAAGCTTTATATCTacagaaacaaaaattaaatggcAGAGTGAAGTTGCAGCCTCACATCttcacaacaacaataataacaataacacaccaagaatgaaatacattttcaataatataataatcattaTAAAATAAAGGTATGTTCAGTATAAAGCAATAAACAATTGTTTGACACCTCAAAAACTAAGCatctacttttaaaatacatttaatgagtATTGCATTTCTCTGTAAAAATGACTTGAATAGTAAGCTAATAAAAGAAGTGAAACTTCTTTTAACTGCCTCCGCTACTAAGTGGTGATCTGGTAATGCGTTAATGGCAGCACCTGGTCCTGGTTTAGTTTACAGGGGTGAACATTTGCCTCAAACCCACTGGATGAGGCAGCAGACCCCCCATAACAGCACCAAGGGTGGCAAATTAATCAAATGCAAGGAGAGGAAAGTTACCTGACTGTTTATGTTTCTCTGATAGGCCCAAAATGGATGACATAATATGTGTAGGGGCCAGTCTTCACTCCCAAACTAAAGTTATAACCTTCATATACTCTATCATCTAGTAAGCTAGACTTTGGTTACGTTCTCTTCTTAGATTTAGTTTGATTTGGATCAGATTATGTTCCTTgtatcaaaatacattaaaacattttcattaaagaaagaaagctttctaaaatgtctttttttttgcatgatataattgAGCAAGGACAAGAGAGTCTTTGCTGGGCAAGCTGCTTCTTATGCTCATTTGTTTTTGAGGCTGAGTTGGTGGCTGTGTATATTTGAGTCCTGTACAGGTTCAGGTCATACTAGTTTTGTATCACATCCAAACAATGGCCTCaaatcacatcttttttttttttttttttttttttaataatttagaatGAACTCTGAAAGCCACAAATCATACTGCACATGAGATTCAAACTACATGAAGTGCCATTTCATACATTAGTCTTCACAATGAATTAATGAGCATCGTTTGATACAGGCATTTGCAAAAAAATCAAGGAAAAAAGACAATTCAGATCACAAAAACTTGAAAATGAAAGCTTTCattaaaccatttatttacaCAAGTAACTTTGCaatgaaatatatttctaaacaaaatatatttaactgtTTCCAAAGCTGGATGTTGTGGTAGCACTACAGCAACAGCACAGACAGAGCAAAGCCATGGTAACAAGCAGCCAAACGTATAATTTTAAAAGCCAGCCTCTGGTTTTTAAAGTACACAAAGTCTGCCTGAAGAGATTGCCGACCATATGCAAACAACAGATTAGAAGAGAGGAATTATGGGGGATGAAAGATGGGTGATGCAATATCGgcctatataaaatgtatttgaaacaaaaaatggctgctgatgcacagtttaagcCTCAGACTCAAACATCTTCTTCCTGCCTTCCATGCCAGCCTTATCTTCAACGTTCTTGCGCCAGTCACCGACCTCACATATATCTTTCTGTAAAGCGAGAAAGAAGGAGCACAAAATTCAGAAAGGGTCTTATCAAAGTAAATGACAACATATTATATCTTTGGTTGTAGAATTTTCTACAACAATTAGCTTGAGTGATTCTGTTGTAGTTTTTTTAGGCTGGTTGTTTTTAACAGAGGCTttatctggttaaaaaaaatctactcTATAATTTTAAAGAACTGCCCTCAAATTAGGGAAATGGGGTGTTTTGTTCAGATTTTATTGTAGGATAACTGCAATACATTTGTGTAAGGGACTATGCTAATACAATTGTAACTGTTGGAGTGAGCTTGAACAGGTCCACCACTCCATAGCAGGCTCTTACctctttctcctctttctttacTTGTTTCAGGTTGGCTCTCAAGTCCATGGAAACCTTGTGCTTGGAGCCCAGCAGAGCCTGCAGCATAGCGTCAGCAGACATACGCACTTTGCGCAGAACTGGCTTCTTGAACTTGCCTTTCAGGTCAAACACTTTCTGTTTCAGGTCCTCAATCTGTGAAAGGTAAAGCATGATTTAGCTTTGAGAGCCTCGTCGAACGTAAAATACGAAAAGGCAATGAAATTACCTCCTTGGTGCTCTTTTTAGCTTTGGCTTCCATGTCATATCTCTCCTCATCAATAACATCAATCTTTCCATGGAGCTCTCTGCATAGATCCTAAGGGCATGAAAGCATTACATACAATATTTAGCAGAGGTACATTTTAAATGGTGTGATATACAGTTCACGCATGCAAACATCAATTTTTTTGAGGGAACTGATTAATAAAGGTGGAACAGAATAAGAAATGTCCATAAATGTAAACACATGTTTAATCGTAATTTAGATTATAAGCAGTCCCCCTACTTcgattttacaaacacacagaaaattatatattttaatagctgCCCACTGCAACAAAACAGGGTGTTTCCACTACCGTGGATTTCTGGTCTGGCTACAAAGAAGTGCATCATCTTGTAACCATGGAGATGTTTAAGCTCTTGATGAAAGTTCATGATATATAAAAACTAAGCGATGTTAGCCgaaaaaaattaaagcaatatTTCCTACACAacagtattattgttttacatttagcaGTGTGATGCCTTTATTTTAACGAGAACACTGAAAGCTAAAAACAGTAtgatcccacaatcccccagtgacctgCAAGAATTATCCGGGTTGTTTAGAAATAAGCAGCAAAATGCTCTTTTGATTTCATTGGATAGCTGTGGGCAGCCGAAGCCTGTAGcgccaggcagtggaaacgaggcaaCAGGTTTTACTTTATCAAAATAGTATACAGTGATACAGTACCTGCAGTTCTTTCAAGCCACTGCCCATGGACAGTGGAGGGCATTTCTCGTTCAAGTAGCTCACTTTCTCTGCTGCTCTTTCAGCCTCCTCTTTCTCAATTTCAGCCTTGGCAATCTGGAGCATCAAACTCTGCAGCACAACAAGAGAAACGACTCCAGCGACAGACTGCCACGGCTGTAAAAGCTGGGGTTATGGCTCTAAATGTTTCTTCTTTAAATTTCAATCCATATTCTATTTGTATTTGTCATACAGTGGAACTTGTGTATACAGAAATGACCATTCAGTGGACTATGTAACAGTATTATTCATCTTCAAACGGCCTGCAACATGTATTAAGACAACTTGCACTGGCATTCCCAATATAATCACTAAAGACTTTGCAACACATTGCTCCTACAGTATGTTAGTCTCTATCTGACTTAGACATAAAAAATAGTGACTCTTATTCAATAAAGTCCCTGGTATTGTCAAATAAAGTCTacgataattaaaaataaagcaccagcaccgtacatATTTCATTAGTTTGGTGTAATTGAATGATACGTGGTTACTtggtatttaaattgtatataagCAGCAGATTGAGAAATTTAACTGCTTTGAAACATGAATGTGCCAAATGTAGAATGGAAGTAGAATGGTAGTCTTTTGTTCTAGTCAATGTTAAGTGTGTAACGATAAACTAGTCTCACAATACAGTCAGCATTGCGATATGCATGTCGCACGACGATATGTATCATGGTATGATGCATAAGAAGATCAAATAGTCATTTAACGAGggacattttgttaaaagacactAATGTAATTAGATAGGGTGAGTATGTATCCATATCAACtgtaaaacacacttattcttcattcaagaaccatatGGTGATCTACAttgagctatgttgtgcttttgatcatgtatcacaatacaaacaatacatacttCTATTGTGATGCAacatatcatgtaaagaaaggaTCATGATTCCTCGGTACATGACGATTCGTAtagtatactttgtttttttttagctttactGCAAGTATTATATAGTTCTGGATTGGATTGGATATTAAAACTGTTGATTATTGAAATACGCTTTACCTTCAGATGCTGCTTACGGCTGGAAGACATCTTCTTCTTCTGCAGATTGACAAGAAAAAACAGGGTTTATCAAAATCTACACAATAGTATTACAATAATAGTAACATAAAGGTTGTGTAGATTGGAAACACTCACTCTcccaataaaaatgtgtgtttttaatagatAAGAACGGTAATTAAAATGATGTTGTCAGTGCCTGGATTAAGTGCAAGTCATATGTCTAATTGTTGTAAGGGTTACGTGTTAGAAATAGCAGTAAGGGGTAGAACATTCGAAAGGATGGTTTCACAGACTGATTTGATTCTATCATGGACTAGctaaggtaatttttttttccttattgctTTAGCCTGTATCATTTGTATTCAAGTTGCTGAGCATTCACTACACTGAATGCATGGTCACAGCATTGCTTATCAGAAGCAAAGAGTCATTTCAAATGTTACCAGCCACGCAAAGCTGCCAATTTACCTCTTCGCTgtggaaggaaagaaagaaaaatgtcagTTTCACATCAATAAAACACAAGTGAAATGTATAACTAGCATTaaagtgcattaaacacacacacacacacacacacacacacacacacacacatatatatatatatatatatatatatatatatatatatatatatatatatatatatatatatagtaattttgAGCTGTGTGTTGTCTCAAAACCGCACACAACAGAAAACATGGACGTGTTAAGTTTTTGTATTCAAACACAATTCATATTTGTTATCGTTCAAGCAATTTAACCATTAGCCTGTTCGTTTTCACTGGTACCACATGCAAAAATATTACatggtattattttttataatgaataaaaaaatttaGTAAGGTTGAAcgtgttgatatatatatatatatatatatatatatatatatatatatatatatatatatatatatatatatatatatatatgtgtgtgtgtgtgtgtgtgtgtgtgtgtgtatatatatatatatatatatatatgtatgtttaacGTGTCGATTATTACAGCTAATATCAAGTTATAAATTACCTGACACAAATTTACTATAAAAAGATCGGTAAGCATAGCCAGTATCTACatatatgtatacaaaaaaatagtaGTCATTCACTGGGTACATTCAAATGTAAAGATTCCCCACTGTTACTGCGCACAGTGattaccatgctttactatacttaGCTATGCTTTAACTGTGGTATTCTGCTGCATGATTTCAAAGTGTAATGGCACGTCTTGGAATTTCCATGGTATCTATTTTAAACCACAGTCCAGAGCCAGTTAGAAGATGCTTCTAAATTTGGGCAGGTTTTAAAGTGGAAGGACAGCTGTCTCCTTGGACAGCTCGTGTGTATGCAGCCCTCATCTGTACCCCCTTCTCCCAAGAATTAAGTAGAATTGAACACCATGACAGGTGGCGGCATTCTAGAGTTCTAGAAGAAGTCAGTTCAGAGGCCCTAGGGTGTAGAAAGGGTGTGAGCGGTTATGTTTTctcttgtcattttaaataaagtcaGTGTTTCAGACtatcataattatttttatattaaatatttttaatgccCATTGAGATGAAGCCGTCCCATTTACAATGGTGTCTTGGTACAGttatttctttatattattaACAGAATTATATCTcagatttaaatattgtttacatttaggcacaccaattatttttttttaattagcttttttttaagcatacaaatctattttataataaataaaagcattgtaTTTTCCCTAAttcaaagtaaatatttataaaatgaatttaactaaaACCACTTTATTAGGAGTTTATTCTCATCATTTAACTTAAAGTAAGGATTAAAGTACCATATATCTTTGTTTGCCCCATATCTTAATATTATAAGTTTACTTTgtgacattttctttcaaactggTTAATCAGTACATTGATTAATTATTCACACATTTCAGAGCACCTTTTAGTAAAACAATAACTTCAACCTAATAaaatacaggggaaaaaaaaaacagttgtattacaattatatatatgtatatattacaatgtattacTGGATAAATCTAACCCAGTTCATGTAATTCAGTCAAAtaaaatttaagattttttttttttatttgattataacAATACAAATCTAATTTGACAAGCATTTTGTCCTCCtcttaaaatattttagtaaaaaaatggaaaagtctcACCTAGAAGAATGGAGTACCGGACAGAGAGCTGGTGGAGGAATGTAACAGACTCACAAGCCACGGTTAGCTGTGTTAGTGGGGTGGTATAAATGCCTTTCTTCGATGGCTCAGCAGAACCTTACTATTCTCTTTATGGAAATGAATAACCTCTCAGACCAATTAGACCCTGAGCTCCAGAAATACAATCCTGACCCTCGCCCTCCTTCATTATAAATAGACCTTCCCTGCAAGCTGGCTTCAAGGACTTTCTTGAATGCTcattcaataataaaaatgaaatagtacTCAATATAAACTGGGAATGTAGGTGTAACTAAACTCATTGAGTGAAGCTTCATCTTTTCCCTGTTATATGTTGACTGAACATCTAATATATGGAACTGGGATTACACATTGAAAAGCATCTCTGACAACATCTTTTTTATAGTTATATTCAGTTGTTTGTGGCTTTATTACTGGTCTGCCTTTTATTTGTCATCATGGTACCTTTGTTGGTCTCACTGCAGTGCTATAGTGAACTTAAAGTCCAACACATGAACTACCTGTAAGCAGCAGCATCTTTCATCTCTAGTGGTGAAATAGATGCACATTCCAATTTGACTTAAATACAAGTACAGAGCCAAAAGATCTTCAGCAGCAGAGATTATCCAGCATCACAATGGTGTCTTTATCGCCATCTCCTGGCTGAATTCAGGATAAACATTTCACTTCCCCTGTGTACCTTTTACTCTCCAGAAACACATAGCAAGACCTTAGCTGACCTTCAGATGAGGATTCAGCCCTCCTAATGTACCATTTCTAGTTTCAAGTTTTAAGGTGTCATTCAAAACACAGTGAATGTGTTGCATAGACTTCTGGAGGGATCATGTGAGCGAGTGCCTTTACCTTGGGTGGGAAGTGTGAGTTTTACCCATGCCTAGACACAGTAAGAGAAGCCAGGGGAAAATAGAACTCAGGTCAAATAGGCTTAAAAATGAAAGCTttctttaaatagtttatttacatCTGTTACATTGCACTAAAATATATctctaaacaaaacatattttttgcacATCAACTGTTtacaaagctgtgtgtgttttgttatcaCTATGGCAACAGCTGTGACCTCCACCCAgttcccaataataataataataataataataataataataataaaaaatcttgcCTCTGGTTTTAAAATTTGGCAAAGTCTGTCTGCAGGGTCAGCAGAAGAGAGGAGTGTATTTAAGACTTATGGGTGATGCAGTGTAtcaaatttgaaacaaaaaatggctgctgatgcacagtttaagcCTCAGACTCAAACATCTTCTTCCTGCCTTCCATGCCAGCCTTATCTTCAATATTCTTACGCCAGTCACCAACGTCACGCAGATCTGCCTGTAAAGCGAGAAGGGGCACAACGTTTAGAAAGTCTTCTCAAAGCAAACACACATGCAGCTGTAACATAAAGGCAGGTGAATAAAAAGGGGTTTGCAGCACTTGCGTGAGTCTGCACAACTTGAACGAAAATGCTGTGAGGAATCTTACTGCAACTCCCACTGTttcgtttctttttcttttttttttttttaattagtcatcGCTTTCGAATGCTGTAATCTTAGAAAAACTAGCTCGGatatttgttgctttttaaagaaatagaaaagcagtcaatacaaataaaaacaacagggtTTGGACAATAATATTGTCATTTACATGTTTGATTAATTTGTTATACAAATCcccaaccatgtttctgtaatatataaaaactgcatcTCTTTGTTGTAAGTTTTCAATACAGTATTTCTAGTACTTAAATTGTGGATGCTTAATTTTACCGTAATACACAGTCATAATGTATAAAACACTCCAGAATCTCCAGTTTATTGTTGATACAAAAGTACGAGAGTATGCAGTGGCATTGTGTTGGGGCACTGGTGCAGTAAAGAGCGTTGAATTTGAAGTAATGAGCTTGAACATGTCCACCACTCCATAGCAGGCTCTTACctctttctcctctttctttacTTGTTTCAGGTTGGCTCTCAAGTCCATGGACACGCTGTGCTTGGAGCCCAGCAGAGCCTGCAGCATAGCATCAGCAGACATACGCACTTTGCGCAGAACTGGCTTCTTGAACTTGCCTTTCAGGTCAAACACTTTCTGTTTCAGATCATCAATCTGTAACAGGTAAAGCATGATTTAGCTTTGAGAGCCATGAAATGGAGGTTTTCCTATCTCAATATGCAGATTGGTATTTCTCCACCTCTATTTTCACTCTGGGTAGCAGAATCTCTGAACAACTGCGTTAAATGATTATTGATGACATAGTATTTCTCAGAAAAGAAGTCTTAatcttattaaataaaaataataactatgcATTCATGAGATGACTGGGTTGCACTCAATCCAAACACTGTACAACAGATATAGCTGAATATTGTGTAACTTTGTTTGTGACAGTAATTGTTCATCCATATATAAAATTTAACAAGTCCCTAAAGTATTTCTTCTGTACTCACAATAGGCTACTGAGAAGCTCATGTAATGCCTGATGTAGTCTTACCCTCCCACTGTATTGACAACTTGTGGATTAAACAGTTCAAGACAAATAACTTGCCATGCTGCTTCCTATGATTTAGGTTTACTTTTAAAGgccaatataaaatataatattctaGAAGCAATCTACAACAGCTAGTGATGCTATAAAATGTGTCTGcctaattaaataatacaaaaaataataattacatccTTGTTGTTCTTCTTAACTTTGGCTTCCAAGTCATATCTCTCCTCATCAATAGACTCAATCTTTCCGTTGAGCTGTTTGCATAAATCCTAAGGATAAAAAGGCACTACAGTTATTATTGCAGTGAACTCTGTGTTCATTAAGTACACAGTCAAAGTTTCTTATTCGCACAAATGGGAAATGTGCAAACAAATGGCAACAGTGATTATTAGAAGTTGCTTTAAATAGGACATCCACCACAGAATCTAGTTGTGGGACCAGAAAATTGTGCCGTATACAGTGTGCTAGTTTACAGGGgtattgtaaaatataatactgcatctaaaaactattaaaaaaaatccaggtATATAATGTAGAAATACTATGAAgttataccaagcatcaaaagaaacttaacacgtttatttttgaaaaaaaaaaaaaaggcatataaatgatggacattgatgaaatgtttttggtttctttttaatcactcgatcattcatccttgaccatgacatgcttgagtgacaatgactgaagcacatgcacttaatcacgtaattagtgagatagttgattggacactggatatggagtaatttcagctgttgaattacaagcttgaatagaaacaataaagaaaaatcacagaaaaaactgggagaccaagagtcacaacacctgcccaagatcgatcAGCAGCATCTTtgtgttaatcagcacaataaaaagtcattgcacctgctctaaaacagagtttgtcattttttgatcacatcaagttaattttattcaaatataagagataagtttcttttaatgttcaaatataagtgatataaGTTTATTATGAGGCTAAGTATATATCCTGTAATTCAaggattttattaattaaaatgttactttctCCTTAATGTAAAAATGATTTTACTGCAGCCGTACCATACCTGTGGGACATGTGCATATTTACACAACATACTTGATTctaaacttagaaaagaaaaatcacatgacttgCAAACATGACGCATTCCCGAATAGACCACTTCTGGATCACAGAGGGGGTTATGCCATTCATTTCAATTGGGATTTGGTCAGAACCCAAAAAATCTTACCTAATTGGACAGAATGCTggtttgtagaggggctggattgcACTCCCTTTTTATGATTGAGTTTAATGGATGATAACACTGGCACTAAGACGTgtataacattaacaaaaacatggaaatgtcCATCTCAatcaaaataattactttttagtTCACATTTCCATCTTTGTGAGAGCAACGCAAAACAGTCAGGTCATTGGAACAATTGTCCGTCACACTGGGTACAGAGCTGTCTGGAACACCGGCCATGACGTGTTGGACTTTACCCCGGGAATCCCTTTCTGCAGGTGCATCTTCATCTGCAGTAGCAGGTGCATGTTGGATGTGCAAGCAGAAACACAAGGTCTCAGCTGATCCCCATGTCTGCAGTAGGTGTTTTCGCTGTCCCGGACCTTGACTTCATAAGACACTGGTCCAGTTTGCTCACATGCAATTCTTGGAATCCATCTTGGACCATTTCCTGAGGTGTTTCTCAGGTACACAGTGTCATCAACTTCAAAAGATCTGTCCATGGCGTATTGGTCATAGTAAAACTTTTGTATGTACTGCTTCTTGCGAACCGCTAACACTTTGTTAGTCTTAATGAAGTCAAGCCTGGTATGAACATGTCTGTTCAAGAACAGATC
Coding sequences within it:
- the LOC121330291 gene encoding troponin I, fast skeletal muscle-like, translated to MSSSRKQHLKSLMLQIAKAEIEKEEAERAAEKVSYLNEKCPPLSMGSGLKELQDLCRELHGKIDVIDEERYDMEAKAKKSTKEIEDLKQKVFDLKGKFKKPVLRKVRMSADAMLQALLGSKHKVSMDLRANLKQVKKEEKEKDICEVGDWRKNVEDKAGMEGRKKMFESEA
- the LOC121330292 gene encoding troponin I, fast skeletal muscle-like is translated as MSSSRKQNLKSLMLQIAKLELQKEEEERVAEKENYMAEHCPQLSLGSSIQELQDLCKQLNGKIESIDEERYDLEAKVKKNNKDIDDLKQKVFDLKGKFKKPVLRKVRMSADAMLQALLGSKHSVSMDLRANLKQVKKEEKEADLRDVGDWRKNIEDKAGMEGRKKMFESEA